In Rhodospirillum rubrum ATCC 11170, a genomic segment contains:
- a CDS encoding OpgC family protein — protein sequence MKRLDILDGFRGYFLVFMMVNHLTLQGGSIISVLNHSSLGYVQDAQGFVFISGLIVGLYYAKGYLKGRSLEMDTKIYARAGLLYRYSLVLLGLLFVLPLVFPTFAAPWERFYADFFRDPLTIGMGALILLYQPTYMDILPQYILYLLLTPFLIRLALNGKGVQVLGGSIAVWLLTQIGAHTLLITAIEEAGQSVAPDFITRAGFNPMGWQLLFVSGLVIGAGLTKGTLKIGDWFDASRPGPALTSLALVVYFMVMRLGFTFDYLPDHVVQAFRMLDHRTTFSLIYPINFLALGYLVTWLIICGPHAASPIVQKAGWVLKGLFMMEFLRFLGRHSLQVYAFHLVLVFAMYFVDFYTEEFNEVAKTGIVLSGVALLAVPAWLHEQKQKAKTAQRAAART from the coding sequence ATGAAAAGACTAGATATCCTGGATGGATTTCGGGGTTATTTCCTCGTTTTCATGATGGTCAACCACCTGACACTGCAAGGTGGGTCGATCATAAGCGTGTTGAACCATTCTTCCCTTGGATATGTTCAGGATGCCCAGGGGTTTGTTTTCATCTCCGGGTTGATCGTTGGGCTCTATTACGCCAAAGGCTATCTCAAGGGACGCAGCCTCGAGATGGACACCAAGATCTATGCCCGGGCCGGGCTGCTCTATCGCTACAGCCTTGTGCTGCTGGGATTGCTGTTTGTGCTGCCCTTGGTGTTTCCGACCTTCGCCGCGCCCTGGGAACGCTTCTATGCCGATTTTTTCCGCGATCCTTTGACCATCGGCATGGGGGCGCTGATCTTGCTCTACCAGCCGACCTATATGGATATTCTGCCCCAATACATCTTGTACCTGCTGCTAACGCCCTTTCTCATCCGCCTCGCCCTTAACGGCAAAGGGGTTCAGGTGCTGGGCGGCAGCATCGCGGTCTGGCTGCTGACCCAGATCGGCGCCCATACCCTGCTGATCACTGCCATCGAGGAGGCCGGCCAGAGCGTCGCCCCCGATTTCATCACCCGCGCCGGCTTCAATCCCATGGGCTGGCAGTTGCTCTTCGTCTCCGGTCTGGTCATCGGCGCCGGACTGACCAAGGGGACCTTGAAGATCGGCGACTGGTTCGACGCCTCGCGCCCCGGCCCCGCCCTGACCTCGCTGGCCCTTGTCGTCTATTTCATGGTGATGCGCCTAGGCTTCACCTTCGACTACCTGCCCGACCACGTGGTCCAGGCCTTCCGGATGCTCGACCACCGGACCACCTTCAGCCTGATCTATCCGATCAACTTTTTAGCCCTGGGCTATCTGGTGACCTGGCTGATCATCTGCGGCCCCCACGCGGCCTCGCCGATCGTGCAAAAAGCCGGCTGGGTGCTCAAAGGCTTGTTCATGATGGAGTTCCTGCGCTTCCTTGGCCGCCATTCGCTGCAGGTCTACGCCTTCCATCTGGTCCTGGTCTTCGCCATGTATTTCGTTGATTTCTATACGGAGGAGTTCAACGAGGTCGCCAAGACCGGCATCGTGCTGTCGGGCGTCGCCCTGCTCGCCGTTCCGGCTTGGCTGCATGAGCAAAAGCAAAAGGCCAAAACTGCCCAAAGGGCCGCCGCCCGCACCTGA
- a CDS encoding ribulose-bisphosphate carboxylase, translating to MDQSSRYVNLALKEEDLIAGGEHVLCAYIMKPKAGYGYVATAAHFAAESSTGTNVEVCTTDDFTRGVDALVYEVDEARELTKIAYPVALFDRNITDGKAMIASFLTLTMGNNQGMGDVEYAKMHDFYVPEAYRALFDGPSVNISALWKVLGRPEVDGGLVVGTIIKPKLGLRPKPFAEACHAFWLGGDFIKNDEPQGNQPFAPLRDTIALVADAMRRAQDETGEAKLFSANITADDPFEIIARGEYVLETFGENASHVALLVDGYVAGAAAITTARRRFPDNFLHYHRAGHGAVTSPQSKRGYTAFVHCKMARLQGASGIHTGTMGFGKMEGESSDRAIAYMLTQDEAQGPFYRQSWGGMKACTPIISGGMNALRMPGFFENLGNANVILTAGGGAFGHIDGPVAGARSLRQAWQAWRDGVPVLDYAREHKELARAFESFPGDADQIYPGWRKALGVEDTRSALPA from the coding sequence ATGGACCAGTCATCTCGTTACGTCAATCTGGCGCTCAAGGAAGAGGATCTGATCGCCGGCGGCGAGCATGTGCTTTGTGCCTATATCATGAAGCCCAAGGCCGGATATGGCTATGTGGCGACCGCGGCGCATTTCGCCGCCGAGAGTTCGACGGGCACCAACGTCGAGGTCTGCACCACCGACGATTTCACCCGGGGCGTCGACGCCCTGGTCTATGAGGTGGACGAGGCCCGCGAGCTGACCAAGATCGCCTATCCGGTGGCTTTGTTCGACCGCAACATCACCGACGGCAAGGCGATGATCGCCTCGTTCCTGACGCTCACCATGGGAAACAACCAGGGTATGGGCGACGTGGAATACGCCAAGATGCACGATTTCTATGTGCCCGAGGCTTATCGCGCCCTGTTTGATGGCCCGAGCGTCAATATCTCGGCCCTGTGGAAAGTGCTGGGGCGGCCCGAGGTCGACGGCGGTCTGGTCGTCGGCACGATCATCAAGCCGAAGCTCGGCCTGCGTCCCAAGCCCTTCGCCGAGGCCTGCCACGCCTTCTGGCTGGGCGGCGACTTCATCAAGAACGACGAGCCCCAGGGCAATCAGCCCTTCGCCCCCTTGCGCGACACCATCGCCCTGGTCGCCGACGCCATGAGGCGGGCCCAGGACGAGACCGGCGAGGCCAAGCTGTTCTCGGCCAATATCACCGCCGACGATCCCTTCGAGATCATCGCCCGTGGCGAGTATGTGCTGGAGACCTTCGGCGAGAACGCCTCGCATGTCGCCTTGCTGGTCGACGGCTATGTCGCCGGCGCCGCGGCGATCACCACGGCGCGCCGCCGCTTCCCCGATAACTTCTTGCATTATCACCGGGCTGGCCACGGCGCCGTCACCTCGCCCCAGTCCAAGCGCGGCTATACCGCCTTCGTCCATTGCAAGATGGCCCGCCTGCAGGGCGCCAGCGGCATCCACACCGGCACCATGGGCTTTGGCAAGATGGAAGGCGAGTCCAGCGACCGCGCCATCGCCTATATGCTGACCCAGGACGAGGCCCAGGGGCCGTTCTACCGTCAATCCTGGGGCGGCATGAAGGCTTGTACGCCGATCATCAGCGGCGGCATGAACGCCCTGCGCATGCCCGGCTTCTTCGAGAACCTGGGTAATGCCAATGTCATCTTGACCGCCGGCGGCGGCGCCTTCGGCCATATCGACGGCCCGGTGGCCGGGGCGCGGTCGTTGCGTCAAGCCTGGCAAGCCTGGCGGGACGGGGTTCCGGTTCTGGACTATGCCCGCGAGCACAAGGAACTGGCCCGCGCCTTCGAGTCCTTCCCCGGCGACGCCGACCAGATCTATCCGGGCTGGCGCAAGGCCCTGGGCGTCGAGGACACCCGCAGCGCCCTTCCGGCGTAA
- a CDS encoding LysR family transcriptional regulator yields the protein MRHATLRQMQIFDAVARHLSFSNAARELGLTQPAVSLQIKQIEALAGLPLFEQMGRVLLLTQAGTILLGHVRTILAAVTDADKAMDALKGKRAGALRIGVVSTAKYFAPRLLSVFTAGYPGVELGLTVANREQILGMIQENALDLFIMGRPPTEPAVRAERFAPNPMVMVAASDHPLVRRKLTFHDLSGETFLMREPGSGTRILMEKLMTDHGVLPHRMIEMSSNETIKQAVMAGMGISLLSRNTMSLELSVGRLVILDVEGLPIQRDWYVVIREGKHLLPVAEAMVAFLKARGEDLLSDAIRTLPPRRNRHVSG from the coding sequence ATGCGCCACGCCACCTTGCGGCAGATGCAGATTTTCGACGCCGTCGCCCGCCACCTCAGCTTCTCCAACGCCGCCCGGGAACTGGGGCTGACCCAGCCGGCGGTGTCGTTGCAAATCAAGCAGATCGAGGCCCTGGCCGGCTTGCCGCTGTTTGAGCAGATGGGTCGGGTGCTGCTGCTCACCCAGGCCGGAACCATTCTTCTCGGGCATGTGCGGACCATTCTGGCGGCGGTGACCGATGCCGACAAGGCGATGGACGCCCTGAAGGGCAAGCGCGCCGGGGCGTTGCGCATCGGCGTGGTCAGCACCGCCAAATACTTCGCCCCCCGCCTGCTCTCGGTGTTCACCGCCGGCTATCCCGGTGTTGAACTGGGGCTGACGGTGGCCAATCGCGAGCAGATCCTGGGGATGATCCAGGAAAACGCCCTGGACCTGTTCATCATGGGCCGGCCGCCGACCGAGCCGGCGGTGCGCGCCGAACGCTTCGCCCCCAATCCGATGGTGATGGTCGCGGCGTCGGATCATCCGCTGGTGCGGCGCAAGCTGACGTTCCACGATCTGTCGGGGGAAACCTTTCTGATGCGCGAGCCGGGGTCGGGCACGCGCATCCTTATGGAAAAGCTGATGACCGACCATGGGGTGCTGCCCCACCGCATGATCGAGATGTCGAGCAATGAGACCATCAAGCAGGCGGTGATGGCCGGCATGGGCATCAGCCTGCTGTCGCGCAACACCATGAGCCTGGAGCTTTCGGTCGGCCGGCTGGTGATCCTTGATGTGGAAGGGCTGCCGATCCAGCGCGACTGGTATGTGGTGATCCGCGAGGGCAAGCACCTGCTGCCGGTGGCCGAGGCGATGGTGGCCTTTCTCAAGGCGCGCGGCGAGGACCTGTTGAGCGACGCCATCCGCACCCTGCCGCCGCGCCGCAACCGTCATGTCAGCGGCTGA
- the rpe gene encoding ribulose-phosphate 3-epimerase, with translation MTRAIRIAPSLLSADFAFLGRDAQAMADGGADILHFDVMDNHYVPNLTVGPLVCAALRPHTSLPIDVHLMTRPVDPLIDSFAEAGADMITFHPEASDHVHRSVQMIRKRGLKAGVALNPASPLSLLDHILEDLDLVLIMSVNPGFGGQSFIPSALPKIAALRKRIDDAGLPVAIEVDGGVNPANARALGAAGADILVAGSAIFGASDRAKAIASIRGAAESGLGQEAA, from the coding sequence ATGACCCGCGCCATCCGTATCGCGCCAAGCTTGTTGTCCGCGGATTTCGCCTTTCTCGGCCGCGATGCCCAAGCCATGGCCGACGGCGGAGCCGATATTTTGCACTTCGACGTCATGGACAACCACTATGTGCCCAACCTGACGGTGGGCCCGCTGGTCTGTGCCGCCCTGCGTCCGCATACCTCCTTGCCGATCGATGTCCACCTGATGACGCGGCCGGTCGATCCGCTGATCGATTCCTTCGCCGAGGCCGGGGCCGATATGATCACCTTCCACCCGGAAGCCAGCGATCACGTCCACCGCAGCGTTCAGATGATTCGCAAGCGCGGGCTGAAGGCCGGGGTGGCGCTTAATCCGGCCTCGCCGCTCAGCCTGCTCGACCACATCCTCGAAGACCTCGACTTGGTGCTGATCATGTCGGTCAACCCGGGGTTCGGCGGCCAGAGCTTCATTCCCTCGGCCCTGCCCAAGATCGCCGCCCTGCGCAAACGGATCGACGACGCCGGCTTGCCGGTGGCGATCGAAGTCGACGGCGGGGTCAATCCCGCCAATGCCCGGGCGCTCGGCGCCGCCGGGGCCGATATCCTGGTGGCCGGTTCGGCCATCTTCGGAGCGAGTGACCGGGCCAAGGCCATCGCCTCCATCCGGGGCGCCGCGGAAAGTGGATTAGGTCAGGAAGCCGCATAA
- a CDS encoding class 1 fructose-bisphosphatase encodes MSVLSQDRPRERPPMLATDRTTLAQFLVEECRGRAGDDSELLGLLLDVAQACKTISKMTAMGSLAGVHGYNGDVNPQGENQARLDLMSNQAFVRATERTGHAAGLASEEMEEVLGFPESYARGTLLLVFDPLDGSSNIDINGTVGSIFSILPMPRPGEAPQTADFLQSGRQQVAAGYALYGPSTMFVLTIGSGVHGFTLDPLLGDFILTHPSMTVIPESGEFAINSSNSRFWEPPIRAYVDELLAGRSGPRSKDYNMRWIAALVADVHRILLRGGIYLYPRDTKTPDLAGRLRLLYEAAPVAFLMEQAGGRCTTGTRTMLDLVPGSLHERVPLIFGSAVEVERVETLYREPQRREFATPLFNQRGLFRD; translated from the coding sequence ATGTCCGTTCTGTCACAGGACCGTCCGCGCGAAAGGCCTCCCATGCTCGCCACCGATCGCACCACGCTTGCGCAGTTCCTTGTCGAGGAATGCCGGGGCCGCGCCGGCGATGATTCCGAGCTTCTTGGTTTGTTGCTCGACGTCGCCCAGGCCTGCAAGACCATCTCGAAGATGACGGCGATGGGCTCGCTCGCCGGGGTTCATGGCTATAACGGCGATGTCAATCCCCAGGGCGAGAATCAGGCGCGGCTCGACCTGATGTCCAATCAGGCCTTCGTCCGCGCCACCGAACGCACCGGCCATGCCGCCGGTCTGGCCAGCGAGGAGATGGAAGAGGTTCTGGGCTTCCCCGAGTCCTACGCCCGGGGCACCTTGCTGCTGGTCTTCGATCCCCTCGACGGATCGTCCAACATCGATATCAACGGCACCGTCGGCTCGATCTTTTCGATCCTGCCGATGCCCCGCCCCGGCGAAGCCCCGCAGACCGCCGACTTCCTGCAATCGGGCCGCCAGCAGGTGGCCGCCGGCTATGCCCTTTATGGCCCCTCGACCATGTTCGTGCTGACCATCGGCTCGGGCGTTCACGGCTTCACCCTCGATCCGCTGCTTGGCGATTTCATTCTGACCCACCCGTCGATGACGGTGATCCCCGAAAGCGGCGAATTCGCCATCAACAGCTCGAACAGCCGCTTCTGGGAACCGCCGATCCGCGCCTATGTCGATGAATTGCTGGCCGGGCGCTCGGGTCCGCGGTCCAAGGATTACAACATGCGCTGGATCGCCGCCCTGGTGGCCGATGTCCACCGCATCTTGCTGCGCGGCGGCATCTATCTGTATCCCCGCGACACCAAGACCCCCGATCTGGCCGGGCGCCTGCGCCTGCTCTATGAAGCCGCCCCGGTGGCCTTTTTGATGGAACAGGCTGGCGGCCGCTGCACCACCGGCACGCGGACCATGCTCGACCTCGTGCCCGGGTCCTTGCACGAACGCGTACCGCTGATCTTCGGGTCGGCCGTGGAAGTGGAGCGGGTCGAGACCCTTTACCGCGAGCCGCAACGCCGGGAATTCGCCACGCCGTTGTTCAATCAGCGCGGCTTGTTCCGCGACTAA
- a CDS encoding phosphoribulokinase, whose translation MSVKHPIIAITGSSGAGTTSVTRTFEQIFRREGVNAAVVEGDSFHRNDRKAMKIAMAEAQKAGNANFSHFGPEANLFEELETLFRTYGETGGGRRRLYLHNDEEAAPFAQEPGTFTPWEDLPESDLLFYEGLHGAVVTDTVDVAQHADLKIGVVPVINVEWIQKLHRDRAARGYSTEAVTDTILRRMPDYVHYICPQFTRTDVNFQRVPLVDTSNPFVARHVPSADESFVVIRFRDPKGIDFPYLLNMLNDSFMSRPNTIVVPGGKMELSMQLIFTPFIWRFMDKRARALGR comes from the coding sequence ATGTCGGTTAAGCATCCGATCATCGCCATCACCGGATCCTCGGGCGCGGGAACCACGTCGGTGACCCGCACTTTTGAGCAGATCTTCCGTCGCGAAGGGGTCAACGCGGCGGTCGTCGAAGGCGACAGTTTCCACCGCAATGATCGCAAGGCCATGAAGATCGCCATGGCCGAGGCGCAGAAGGCGGGCAACGCCAATTTCAGCCACTTCGGCCCGGAAGCCAATCTGTTCGAGGAGCTTGAAACGCTGTTTCGCACCTATGGCGAAACCGGCGGCGGCCGGCGACGGCTGTATCTGCACAACGACGAGGAGGCCGCCCCCTTCGCCCAGGAGCCCGGCACCTTCACGCCCTGGGAAGACCTGCCCGAAAGCGATCTGCTGTTCTACGAGGGCCTGCACGGCGCCGTGGTGACCGATACGGTCGATGTCGCCCAGCACGCCGACCTCAAGATCGGCGTCGTGCCGGTGATCAATGTCGAATGGATCCAGAAGCTCCATCGCGATCGCGCCGCCCGCGGCTATAGCACCGAGGCGGTGACCGACACCATTTTGCGGCGCATGCCCGATTACGTTCACTACATCTGTCCGCAGTTCACCCGCACCGATGTGAATTTCCAGCGCGTGCCCTTGGTCGACACCTCCAATCCCTTCGTCGCCCGCCATGTGCCCTCGGCCGATGAAAGCTTCGTCGTCATCCGCTTCCGCGACCCCAAGGGCATCGATTTTCCCTATCTGCTCAACATGCTCAACGACAGCTTCATGTCGCGCCCCAACACCATCGTCGTACCGGGCGGCAAGATGGAACTGTCGATGCAACTGATCTTCACCCCCTTCATCTGGCGGTTCATGGACAAGCGGGCCCGCGCCCTCGGGCGCTGA
- the tkt gene encoding transketolase yields the protein MTVTTAAPPPRADHGDPQIAERAATAIRMLAADAVEKAKSGHPGAPLGMADIAVALWGVNGGGVVHHNPANPSWPDRDRVVLSNGHASMLLYALLHLTGYDLSAADLAAFRQFGSRTPGHPEVDQTPGVETTTGPLGQGLANGVGFALAEKILAETFNRPDHAIVDHHTWVLLGDGCLMEGISHEVASLAGRLGLGKLICLYDDNGISIDGAVEGWFSDDTPARFRAYGWQVIEGVDGHEISAVSLALTEAKADALRPTLICCRTVIGQGAPTKAGGHDVHGAPLGAAEIAAMRESLNWPYAPFEVPEDIRAACDARPAGAALEAAWRARFAAYQSAYPELAAEFERRLASTFPADFAQTEEALFADLIAAGTVASRKASQLAIRRLAPALPELLGASADLTGSNLTDWPGAARINDGPAGRYLSAGVREFGMAAVLNGMALHGGFIPFGGTFLVFSDYSRNAIRLAALMRRRVIHILTHDSIGLGEDGPTHQPVEHAASLRLIPNLAVWRPGDAFETAVAWSAALRRADGPSALLLSRQNLPAQSFDGDRRAAASRGGYTLSARPQPRAIILASGSELGLATAAQALLDGEGIAVNVVSVPCLELFLSQPKDWIDAVLPPDLPRLAVEAAHPDPWWKVVGLEGAVIGMDRFGESAPAPELFAHFGFTPAAVAARLRDLLAK from the coding sequence ATGACCGTCACCACCGCCGCCCCGCCGCCCCGCGCCGACCACGGTGATCCCCAGATCGCCGAACGGGCGGCCACCGCCATTCGCATGCTTGCCGCCGATGCCGTGGAAAAGGCCAAATCCGGCCATCCCGGCGCGCCGCTGGGCATGGCCGATATCGCGGTGGCGCTATGGGGCGTCAACGGTGGCGGCGTGGTCCATCACAATCCGGCCAATCCCTCCTGGCCCGACCGCGACCGGGTGGTGCTGTCGAACGGCCATGCCTCGATGCTGCTCTACGCCCTGCTCCATCTGACCGGCTATGACCTGAGCGCCGCCGATCTGGCCGCCTTCCGCCAGTTCGGCAGCCGCACCCCGGGCCATCCCGAGGTCGACCAGACCCCGGGGGTTGAAACCACCACCGGGCCGCTCGGCCAGGGGCTGGCCAATGGCGTCGGCTTCGCCTTGGCCGAGAAGATTTTGGCCGAGACCTTCAATCGTCCCGACCATGCCATCGTCGACCATCACACCTGGGTGCTGCTTGGCGATGGCTGCCTGATGGAAGGGATCAGCCACGAGGTCGCGTCCCTGGCCGGTCGCCTGGGCCTGGGCAAGCTGATCTGCCTTTATGACGACAACGGCATCTCGATCGATGGCGCGGTCGAGGGCTGGTTCAGCGACGATACTCCGGCGCGCTTCCGCGCCTATGGCTGGCAGGTGATCGAAGGCGTCGACGGCCACGAGATCTCGGCCGTGTCCCTCGCCCTGACCGAGGCCAAGGCCGACGCCCTGCGCCCCACCCTGATCTGCTGCCGCACGGTGATCGGCCAGGGCGCGCCGACCAAGGCCGGCGGCCACGATGTCCACGGCGCGCCGCTGGGCGCGGCCGAAATCGCCGCCATGCGCGAAAGCCTGAACTGGCCCTATGCGCCCTTCGAGGTGCCCGAGGATATCCGCGCCGCCTGTGACGCCCGCCCGGCCGGCGCGGCGCTGGAAGCGGCATGGCGCGCACGCTTCGCGGCTTACCAAAGCGCCTATCCCGAGCTTGCCGCCGAGTTCGAGCGGCGGCTGGCGAGCACCTTCCCCGCCGATTTCGCCCAGACCGAAGAGGCGCTGTTTGCCGATCTGATCGCCGCGGGAACCGTCGCCAGCCGCAAGGCCAGCCAGCTCGCCATCCGCCGGCTGGCCCCGGCCCTGCCCGAGCTGCTGGGCGCCTCGGCCGATCTCACCGGGTCGAACCTCACCGACTGGCCGGGGGCGGCGCGCATCAACGACGGTCCGGCCGGGCGCTATCTGTCGGCGGGCGTGCGCGAGTTCGGCATGGCCGCCGTTCTCAACGGCATGGCCTTGCATGGCGGCTTCATTCCCTTTGGCGGCACCTTCCTGGTGTTTTCCGATTATTCGCGCAACGCCATTCGTCTGGCCGCCCTGATGCGCCGGAGGGTCATCCATATTCTCACCCATGATTCCATCGGCCTGGGCGAGGATGGGCCGACCCATCAGCCGGTCGAACACGCCGCCTCGCTGCGCCTGATCCCCAATCTGGCCGTCTGGCGCCCCGGCGACGCCTTTGAAACCGCTGTCGCCTGGAGCGCCGCGCTTCGCCGCGCCGATGGCCCCTCGGCCCTGTTGCTCTCGCGCCAGAACCTGCCGGCCCAAAGCTTTGACGGCGACCGCCGGGCGGCGGCGTCGCGCGGCGGCTATACGCTGTCGGCCCGTCCCCAGCCGCGCGCCATCATCCTGGCCAGCGGCTCCGAGCTGGGCCTCGCCACCGCCGCCCAGGCGCTGCTCGATGGCGAAGGGATCGCGGTGAACGTGGTGTCGGTTCCCTGTCTCGAGCTGTTTTTGTCCCAGCCCAAGGACTGGATCGACGCGGTTCTGCCGCCCGACCTGCCCCGTCTGGCCGTCGAAGCCGCCCATCCCGATCCCTGGTGGAAGGTGGTCGGCCTTGAAGGCGCGGTCATCGGCATGGACCGCTTCGGCGAATCCGCCCCGGCGCCCGAGTTGTTCGCCCATTTCGGCTTCACCCCGGCGGCGGTCGCCGCCCGGCTGCGCGACTTGCTCGCGAAATAG